The genomic DNA GGAAAAGCATACCTTTATAGCAGAGAAAAGTTTGGCCACACCAGACTGTGTCCAATCCCTTCCAACTAAAGGCATAAACTGGCCTAAAACGTCAGACCTGAAAGAAATGTGTCAAGGTTATCGAAAGATACATTTTGTTCTTAGACAAGATTGAAACACATTCAAAACAAAGATTTCACCATAAATCAATTAGGAAATGACAGGTTGTGGAAATGCTCATTGTTGCTTTAATGCTAAAGGTCTTAGGGGAAGATCAATCTCGGCTTCAAATATATAAGTACCTGGCTTATTTATCTCCGGTTCTTTTATAATCCAGTTTTACTTAATAGTACAGTATTGAACTTATCATAACAAGTCTATTAAAGAAATCATGTACCGGTTGAGAATACACATATCATAATAAGAATTACAGGTGAGTCTAGACAAGCCCCTAAATGAGTGAAACGAGAACATTTTAAATAATGAAGAGAGATACGTCAAGAGGTAAAAATCCCTACTTGGTAATAGTTCCATCAACGTCTGAGATTACAATCTTATCATTCCACTTCCACAAGTAAAGATGAGCGTCAACCTGTTAAAGATGCATAGGTTTTAGAGGCTGACATTTGAGCATTACACAAACCTCAAAAACATGAGTGAGGAATTTAGCAGAGAACTGAAACCTCTTGGTTTCCAAAAACCCTGGTGGAGAAACTGAAAGTAATCATATTTTGACCATCTTTCAGATTCAAGGAAGCTATCTGCTCAGTAGTGGGAACATTGGTTCTAATAAATTGCTTGCAGGAAGAATCAAGAGTTGAACCTGCTTGTGTATTTTGTATATCAGATTCAGAATCAACAAACAACTCCTCACTTGATGAATTGCTATCAGTGTGCTCAAGTGTTTTGCCCTTTGTAAATGGAATAGGCCAGAGGTTCCATCCGCGGCTAGAGGATGTGGAAGTGACTACAGAATCATCACCCTTTGTGTTTGATGACTCATCCTGTTCAACACGGATTGCATCGCGGGGCTCAAGAGATAACTCTGAACCAAATACAGCCATTCCAAGAACAACAGAAGCAGCTTTTTCCCAAGGAAAATACCTGTCTCCAAACCGGACGATAAGGTTTGAATTCTTAATAATTGACCTTgcattatttttaaattcttccTTTGATATGCGGTGTGCTTCAAAGACTGCAGCTGCAGCATCTAACCCCATACCAGCATGAAGTTTTTTTCCACAGAGAGAGATCTCAACTCCTGAAAGGACAAGGTGAGCAAGAGAAACCAAGTATTCCATGAGAATCAAAGCAAGGAAAAAGAGAGGGAAATAATTAAAGGAGGAAAAGGACTCTTAGCTCCTTACCTGGATTAGCACGAGCTTCTGTCTCTTTACCAGAAGTAGATTCAGTTTTGACACTCTCACTTTGGCTACTCTTATTCTCAGGTTCAGGAATTTGTGGACTGCCATTTATCCCATCAGTCAATGCTGATGTGCCAAACTGTTCATCTTTCACTTGAGATCCATTACCAACAGACGCATTGTTAGGATCCAAACAATCAGATTCCAACACTTTGTTTTCAACTGGTAAGTCAGGAGATCCATTATTGTTGGAAGAAGACAACAAATCTTCCTTTCTGGAGTCACCAACATCTCCATCTTTGATTTCATTAACGTCTGGAGGGCTGCAAGAAGGTTTATCTTGGGAAATGTGAGCTTTAGATGGCCTATTTGTACCTACAGGATCAGTGTTTTCACCATGTCTTCCCAATTCAGATAGCTCAAGGCAGCTTTGAAAAACCTCCCCCCTTCTCTTAATCACAGATGCATCTCCAAAATCACTTGGCCTGTTAAATTCACTTTGATGGTTAGAAAGGTTTTGAGTTACTTCGGTTTGACAGCCATGTTCCCTCCCCTTTACACAAACTTCTGGATGGTGTCTCAAAGCAGTTGAATCACTGTTCGCACTAATATCATGAGAGTCCTTATCCGCTGCTGAACTGAGCTTATTAATACAACCAGCGGCACACACATCGTCACCTGAAATTAGCTCCTCATTACCATTGCAACACTCAGGTTCTTCATCTGGTCCTATATGAAACCTGGGTGTGCTTAATTGCACATCTTCACCATTTTCCTCCGATGCTGATACAGGGGCTGTAAGCATATGACCATCCACACTGACCAAGACAACTTCTGAATCTAAATCTTGTGCTTCACCAAGATATGCAGCATCTGAACCATCACATTGGCCAGGCCCGACATCTGACACATTAACTGAATCCTCTAGAAAGGATTGCTCATCTTGAAACTCATAGAACCTAGTATCAGATTCCGACCTTTCAAGCCGCTTCGGATTAATGGCATCTAATTCATCCCTCAACAGAGCCACCCTGGTGTCTGAGACACTATGTTCAAGTCTACAAAATTGAGCAATGTGTCTATTACCATCATCCTGTGTCACTTCACACTCAGAATCTTTCAGCTCACCATTTGTATCATATCCTTTACCAGCATCAACCTCCCTTGCGAAATAGGCTTCCCCAGAGTTATCAAGACACATATGAAAATCTGCTTCAACGCCATTAACAGTTATACGAACAACCTTCTCAGCCCCTTTTAAAACACCCTGAAACTTCCCGAACCGAACATACCATGGCGTGCTTCGAAATGTCCCATCTTGTTGCTGAACAACAATGACATCAACAGCCCCGCCAAAAGGATGGAAAGGGGTAGCAACAGAATATACACCTTGTGAAATTAAACTCCCAACTTTGCCAACCACATTCATTTGTCAAATCTTAATCCTTTTTcggattaaaaaaaattcaagggaAAATAACGAAAACCCTTTTTCAGATTCTTTATTTTccaataaaaaatgaataaaaaaatcaattgtATAAATCCAACACCTTCCTTTCCTCTCAATCGTATTCACTCTTTATCTTCAGGTATCTGCATGCAATTCAAAATTAAACCAAAACCCAATGCTCCCCTTTTGATCAacaacaaaatataaataaaagaaaaagaaaagcaagACCGGGAATCTAACAGCTACTAGTTTCATACAAAATCGTGAAATCCCGCTTCACAAATATTATATGAAACCCAGTACAGAATGGCATTAACTTATTACTTAGAATAGAAAAACGGAAGGAAAAAAAGAGAAACTTAACCTTTTAGAAACAAGAAAAACTGGAATTACTTATTCCGCCAAATTTCTCGGGAACGAAACAGAAATTAAACGATGATTGTACAATTAAAGCAGTCAAACGCAATTGATAGAGAGACAGCAATGCACCTAAATCTATTTATGCTAATCACAGAACAGCAActcaatgataaaataaaatgggCACACTATAAACGTGGGTGGAAGCGAGGAAAAACATCGTGTTAAAATGTTTGgaaatataagaaattatttgatGTTAATGGTTAAAAAAAGGAAATATTAGtaagtttatttttttttgtcaaattgatTTGTATTTAACTGACATGCTGATGTGGTCATTAGTTGACTAATTAAGCTGATGTGGAAAAAAAATTTTATTCCACCTAAATGTCAACGCATTTCACacgtaattaaataaaaaataatacaaaaaacttttattcattaaaaaacaattaaaaactaaaaacatAATACACACCGATTTTGAATTGTTTGAGAAATGAGAAGTCTGAACTTAAAAAAACAATCACTATTAgataatctaaaaaaaaaaaaaaagagagagcaaAAATTGAACCCTAACTCAAGAATGTAAAAAAATTTATGTGAAAGGAGATTATCCAAAGCCTGTTGTAGAATCGCATTTTGGCTACCAATGGTATTTTGGGGTATGTTTTAAAAAGTTTTCATATTGAAAACGTTATATATGTTATTTTGATTTTGGTTTAGAGTTTTAGAGTTTGGAGACTTTCGTTTAAGGTTGTTGAATTTGGggattttagtttaatgtttttttttttttgaggattttggtttagggtttaagatttatGATCTTTTATTTTAGGGATTTTTGCTTAGGGTTTTCGATTTGGCTACTAATTAGAAGAGATGTAACACTCTctacctgtatccgtcgccggaatagagtacgaggcattaccgaggagtacgaaacacttacagataatttaaatatattttcataacaacttgtctcgatttcatactatttcatatttaagctttattcaccaaaatatttgaaatatcatctttatgcaaatagcacacatgaggtacataattccataattataaatgaacacatttatcaaacgtattccacattcatatatcaatgtctcatgtctccatatatcaataaccatcatttttcttgtttttcagatAATTAGCATGCAATTCACTATTTCTTCctgtcaatcacaatttcaaatgacaaattcatatgaatgagctcaacctcattaggtgtttaaattctgttactttgattcacatactcataatttactaacatatcctgtcaaacacaatctctgaatgacgaaatcacataattgagctcaataataatgataacattacttacatttctttttccacacattacatttacgacttaccaacttgtccattcaagggacggcttacggatttgagtacatcgtgatctgaagcccgaagtctagctgaagcacataagtgctaaacagaagcccgaaggctaactgaagcacacaagtgctaaatgaaagcccgaaggctaactgaagcacacaaGTACTAAACAGAAGCCCGAGGGCTAACTGAAGCTCATCAAAGCTGAACTGAAACCCCAAAAAGGTTAGCTGAAACTCATGAGTTAAcgaaagctcgtaagagctaaacggaaagcaaacacgagaattcgcaacaaatgctgaatctcggtttacttgggtaatttactgtcaattcatctttttcactgaaaGATCATACTCATTTCCTGGGTTCTGTTCCTCTGAAATACttagttcaatttcataacttttgtacataatttacttattttcaacaattaacatacataaatattaatcaccattcataaaataatattgaaatttaataatattaacaaatggtcactaaaatttagttatataaactcacaagttcgatttttgtattatagcgataatcataatttcataataaatattccaaataaaacattatatcatttctaattcaaaatttatcgattataatcgggcatgtgatcaatttatacacaagtcactcatatatatgtatattttcctcctactcctctccatccacatccttagtataaataacacacttgtaagtaacattgtCCATAATTTTCACcatttacttatgtgaatattcaagctatccatccgtgtcatagtcactaaattatttttatcttgagctacaaaactccaaattaagatccgctaattttccctgaaactagactcatgtatcttcttaccataaaattttcataatttttggtttaaccaatatctacagtttattctttaaagtcacccttgttctgctgtctgacagtttcgacccttcttcactaaaaattaattatctcctcgtacagaatttgaatgatgttcccgtttgtttctcttgaaaatagactaattcaagattctaaacatataaattaaagcccctatttattttattaaattttttataatttttcaaattcagaataggagaaccggaattcattctaaccttgtcttacaaaatttattatatatcatgatttacaattccatattttgttcatcttctaattcaatttctacaatttatagtgatttttcaaagttagcttactgctgctgtccaaaactgttttagtgcaagatgtttattaccatttttcccctaagcttttaataaataataatttcgtcTCTACTCAACTAGcttctcaattgagctgatttttctcaattaacactttattctatcactttaaattactttataacctttgggaatcagaatttcagcactagacttaaattccaaatattttcacaatttggtcctaaaaatcaatttctattgaaattacctaataaaatcatctcataaacaaattaaagcttcaatttcattttatttcatcagaaacttacagaactcaaccgtgattactttcaatttcatccatgaaatcaaaaactaataaatttaacagtaggacctagttgtaaaagtcttaaaaacacaaaaattataagaaaaaggtaaggattaactcacttggtgcaaaaattatgaaataccagcttatagaacccctcctatggcattttggctgatgagaatgaagaaaaaatgaagagaattctagatatttcaatttggtcccatttttatttagctaattttggtaattttctaattttgcccttctTTCACCCTTTTCCTGATTTTTTTCTCAgttattgccgcccaaaatatctcctttgggcttattttcactttaggtccttcatcatttgacaattgagctatttatccttttaacaacttttacacctttttcaatttagtcctttttatttaattaaccacccaaacgtcaaaattttctgacgaaattttaatactacctcattaacactctataaatatttctaaaaatatttatggctcggtttatgaagtcaaggtctcgatacctcattctcgacctaatttacctaattaattctttaaatcaccaaattcactaattcaaaaatacttctatattcacatttgactcataggtattaatttattaaattttcaactcactcgtcgaatttagtgatctcaaatctctattcccgacaccattgaaaattaggctgttacaaaagAAATTTTGGGTATTTTAGCTTTTTTTTTGTTTAGGGTTTTCAATTTAATTACTGGAAAGAATAGGactttttagtttttagtttctTGGTTTAGGGTTTTCGATTTCATTAATGATAGTGGTCAACCCCAAAATTTGACAAATCTACATGTTTTATTATACTTTTTGGTTCAATGCATGATTTTTATCCAAGGGTTATAATGTTGGTTGGTGTGGGCATTAATTCTAGGCAGAGTTCAATAGGTGAACTTATTGAAGTGATCCCTGCATCTTTGGTCGtttttatgttatatatataaactttataagatttgattatataattattaaatcatctaattttatatgcattttgtattgtttatattatttcatattttgtttGTGTAAACCTTTTTTTGTTGCACTTTATTTGTCTATTAGTATGGAATCTTACTGTTTTCTAACCTTTgtaatatgttttttttaattgtttaaaCTACATATGTTTGTGAAGGAGGAATACTACATAAACTTGTATGTTTGAGGTAAATTTGTACGTGATTCCCATGTTAGGTATTCAGGTGGTGAGATGTTGAGGATTAAAGAGGATCcaaatatgatattatattttgaGTTGTGTAAAATAGTTAAAAAATGGTTAAGGTTTAATACAGTGCAACTAATTTATTTCCATGTACATGGTAGTGGGACTTTGTAAGATAAATTTAAGGTTGTGTGGAATGATAGTAGCACTATTGACATGTTTAACTACTAGTTAAGCATAAGGAGATAGACCTGTATGTAGAGCTTGAGATTGACATTGTTGTTTTTGTTGATTATGATTTACTATTAACTGCAACATCTGTTAAATGTTCTGGTGATAGTAATCAAGGTGGTGAGGGTAGTGAGGGTGAAGCTGATGAAGGTGATAAGGGTGCTTAAGGTTTAAATACGTGAATGCCTATGATAAATCTTGAACATGAATGCCTATGATAAATCTTGAACATGCTAGTAGAAACTTTCACCAACATATCAACAACATAAACTTTAAAACTTCGCCCAGTCTactctttaaaaattttgtttacCAATCTCTGGTAAGTCATATTTGCGTTcttcaaaccaaagggcatgtaacaccccctacccgtatccattgccggaatagggtacgagacattaccggagtttactgaacattttcagataattctgagtcatttattattcatattttagaaataatcataacatctctctattgggccctcaaagccccaaacatacattagaaaccaaccagaattaaatcgggattataaaaaaaatttcgcaaaatcttaaattttattttcatctaagtacttactctTTCAATGctcattataattaaacatgtttgtaacgccccctttacccgagaccgtcgccggagtcgagcacgaggcattactaaacttatttgagcacttaaacaaattcaaacaatttatatcacactttccagacaagctatccaactgtgtcatagttgctaaataattcatatctcgagttataaaacttgaaatccaaatccgtaaattttctctgaatttatactcatatatctacttaccaattttttctagaattttggtcaagccaattagtacattttattatttaaaatctccctgtttcagggtttgactactctgacctttgtgtattacgaatcagatatctctctgtacagagcttcaatgactatgccgtttgtctctaataaaactagactcaataagaaatctgtacatataaagtatgacttctaattatctttgtaaaatttatggtgaatttccaaagtcagaacaggggatccagaaattgctctggccctgtttcacaaaaatttaaacatctcataaaatatagctcatatacctgttttgcttcttccatatgaaaatagactcatcgagattcgattccataatttattcattatttaattccatttctactatttttagtgatttttcaaagtcaaactactgctacttaccgaaaactattttagtacaaatattgttaactagtttataacatctttacttcaattcattcaaactctatacatgccatataaatcttcaaacataaaacaaaagctaccgaattgatctggatagtgtgctttgttgtgttgatccgatctacccacttcacttcaagtcaatctacataaaatattaaacacacacaagtaagcttattgaagcttagtaagttcataggttaaaagtaatgcttaccaaacataatatttccaaacaataccaaaacatttactaaagtttcctgtgattcacaaccattgttataataattcacatagttgagctcaacaaagaataactactcaatctctttcatttggatcacttctctttatttcttataatcaaattaggaaacggcttacgaaattgagtacgtcgttgctcaatgccacgattcacaacttagtatggttttcctcattgaaataccatacctacattttttaactcggtatgggaaatgccatacctacatttcttaactcaagatggatttgataataccatacctacatttcacatttcaagatggataataccatacctacatttcacaactcagtatggatgataccatacctacatttcacactttgccatggaacaaccatggtcttatccaatcaattcatcacacgtccacgatctgaacgtactcaatcctgcgttttcctaatttgcatttccacatttattctttcattaacaaaatctacacaatcccacaacaaattcgtatataataacacattataaacttcaatcattcacaaataaacatctaaattcaaccatatgaacttaccggctaatttgtagaagatattgaaattttgggactattcgcaactttttcttttcctcgttcttctttggattcttgatctataatataaaatatttctactcattagcatttatttgatttctatttcacttcacaatttatgctgttcaaatttcgaaattgcacttttaccccaaaatttacagtttcacaatttagtccctactcaattcacccatcaattgaactaatttttctcaattaacactt from Gossypium arboreum isolate Shixiya-1 chromosome 9, ASM2569848v2, whole genome shotgun sequence includes the following:
- the LOC108455705 gene encoding phosphatidate phosphatase PAH1-like, yielding MNVVGKVGSLISQGVYSVATPFHPFGGAVDVIVVQQQDGTFRSTPWYVRFGKFQGVLKGAEKVVRITVNGVEADFHMCLDNSGEAYFAREVDAGKGYDTNGELKDSECEVTQDDGNRHIAQFCRLEHSVSDTRVALLRDELDAINPKRLERSESDTRFYEFQDEQSFLEDSVNVSDVGPGQCDGSDAAYLGEAQDLDSEVVLVSVDGHMLTAPVSASEENGEDVQLSTPRFHIGPDEEPECCNGNEELISGDDVCAAGCINKLSSAADKDSHDISANSDSTALRHHPEVCVKGREHGCQTEVTQNLSNHQSEFNRPSDFGDASVIKRRGEVFQSCLELSELGRHGENTDPVGTNRPSKAHISQDKPSCSPPDVNEIKDGDVGDSRKEDLLSSSNNNGSPDLPVENKVLESDCLDPNNASVGNGSQVKDEQFGTSALTDGINGSPQIPEPENKSSQSESVKTESTSGKETEARANPGVEISLCGKKLHAGMGLDAAAAVFEAHRISKEEFKNNARSIIKNSNLIVRFGDRYFPWEKAASVVLGMAVFGSELSLEPRDAIRVEQDESSNTKGDDSVVTSTSSSRGWNLWPIPFTKGKTLEHTDSNSSSEELFVDSESDIQNTQAGSTLDSSCKQFIRTNVPTTEQIASLNLKDGQNMITFSFSTRVFGNQEVDAHLYLWKWNDKIVISDVDGTITKSDVLGQFMPLVGRDWTQSGVAKLFSAIKENGYQLLFLSARAIVQAYLTRNYLLNLKQDGKALPNGPVVISPDGLFPSLYREVIRRAPHEFKIACLEDIKKLFPSDHNPFYAGFGNRDTDELSYRKIGIPKGKIFIINPKGEVAISQRIDVRSYTSLHTLVDDMFPPASLVEQEDYNAWNFWKVPLPDIK